The Rhododendron vialii isolate Sample 1 chromosome 8a, ASM3025357v1 genome has a window encoding:
- the LOC131298668 gene encoding uncharacterized protein LOC131298668, with translation MVVALNRFIRRSGDLCCPFFRAITTSRRRFVWTEECEQALQSLKQYLSHAPLLVKPLPDEDLYLYLAVSDHATSAVLVRREGMEHQPIFFLSKTMTDSQTRYLPMALALFEPRTAIKGQALADFFAELTPGLQDEANALATAAEEARVRDEEVLEEPCSRPAEPLYARYTLGQKKPKRQWRLFFGDAWRMTVDGASNVHRAGAGIVLVSPSGTVHESVVSIGYPAMNNEAEYEALIAGLQLALRLDADSVHIFCDSQLIVGHLNDDYQAKDQRMNAYVSHVLALFRRFGRVEVEWIAREHNAHADALAGLALVYRTSGSRTITFDEVATPSFEQACQPIMAISLGPSQLDPATDYLKNQVLPPNRREAHKLRCRAANYFLDPNDNLYRQTFTGPDLRVVHEDHVTTVLEELHSGSCGAHSGGRSLTQRALTQGYWWPKMVEQSEEYVKRCVRCQQQASLIHQPAFPFKMITSPWPFAVWAFDIVGKIPKAPGRFEYMLTATDLFTKWVEAYPLVKTTAGDVERFVWKHIISRFGVPYAILSDNGSQFVASAIKAFYAKRHITIHNSSVAYPQGNGQAEASNKTITRGLKRHLDRKLGKWVEELPHVLWAYRITPRRSTDRTPFAMSYGMEAVLPLSTMIPTARTENFNHVDNNALVGVELDFAEELRDNANLRHAAYQQEVAKGYNRNVCACPFNVGDLVLRMVTEASKLKDPYEGPYRVAEKIGHGVYKLAEMDGTSIANPWNAQKLRKFHG, from the exons ATGGTGGTTGCCCTGAATCGTTTCATTCGACGTTCGGGCGATCTTTGCTGTCCGTTTTTTCGAGCAATCACTACTAGCCGACGCAGATTTGTATGGACCGAAGAGTGTGAGCAGGCTTTGCAATCCTTAAAGCAATACCTGTCCCATGCTCCGTTGCTCGTCAAACCTCTTCCCGACGAAGATTTATATCTTTACCTTGCTGTTTCGGATCATGCTACCAGCGCAGTGCTTGTTCGGAGAGAGGGGATGGAGCATCAACCAATTTTCTTCTTAAGCAAAACGATGACGGACTCTCAGACGAGGTACCTGCCCATGGCATTGGCCCTC TTTGAACCTCGGACCGCCATCAAAGGTCAGGCCttggccgacttctttgccgaactcacTCCTGGACTGCAAGACGAAgccaatgccttggccaccgcTGCGGAAGAAGCTCGAGTTCGAGACGAGGAAGTTTTAGAAGAACCATGTAGCCGTCCAGCGGAGCCACTCTACGCTCGGTACACTCTCggacaaaaaaaaccaaagcgGCAATGGAGGCTTTTCTTTGGCGACGCCTGGCGAATGACCGTCGATGGAGCCTCCAATGTTCACAGAGCTGGGGCGGGTATCGTCCTTGTATCTCCGAGCGGGACTGTGCATGAAAGCGTGGTTTCGATTGGGTACCCGGCGATGAACAACGAAGCGGAATATGAAGCTTTAATTGCAGgcctccaacttgctcttcggcTTGATGCAGATTCGGTTCATATCTTTTGTGACTCTCAGCTTATTGTGGGTCACTTAAACGAtgattatcaagccaaagacCAGCGTATGAATGCTTACGTTAGTCATGTGTTGGCCTTGTTCCGAAGATTTGGCCGAGTGGAAGTAGAATGGATCGCTCGGGAGCACAATGCGCATGCTGACGCCCTGGCAGGTCTTGCTTTGGTTTACAGGACCTCGGGCAGTCGCACTATTACCTTTGACGAAGTCGCAACACCGAGCTTCGAGCAGGCGTGCCAACCAATAATGGCAATTTCCCTCGGTCCAAGTCAACTAGATCCGGCAACTGATTATTTGAAGAACCAGGTGTTACCACCGAACAGACGCGAAGCACACAAACTCCGTTGCCGAGCAGCCAATTATTTCCTGGATCCAAACGACAACCTTTACCGACAGACTTTCACTGGACCAGATTTGCGTGTCGTCCATGAAGATCACGTGACGACCGTTCTGGAAGAACTCCACTCGGGAAGCTGTGGAGCGCATTCAGGAGGACGGTCCCTTACACAGCGTGCGCTGACGCagggctattggtggccgaagatggttGAACAGTCGGAAGAATACGTGAAGCGATGTGTTCGGTGCCAGCAGCAAGCATCTCTCATCCACCAACCTGCCTTCCCCTTTAAAATGATCACTAGTCCGTGGCCATTCGCagtttgggcttttgacatagttggcAAGATACCGAAGGCGCCTGGCAGATTTGAGTATATGCTCACAGCCACAGATTTGTTCACTAAGTGGGTTGAAGCTTACCCCTTGGTCAAGACCACTGCAGGCGACGTGGAACGTTTTGTTTGGAAGCACATCATCTCGCGGTTCGGCGTACCTTACGCCATCCTTTCTGACAATGGCTCCCAATTTGTCGCATCTGCCATCAAAGCTTTTTATGCAAAGCGTCACATCACGATCCATAATTCCTCCGTGGCTTATCCTCAAGGCAATGGACAGGCCGAAGCATCTAACAAGACAATCACTCGGGGGCTGAAGCGCCATCTGGACCGGAAACTCGGTAAAtgggtggaagagcttccacacgTTTTATGGGCCTACCGTATTACCCCTCGGCGGTCTACCGATCGTACTCCATTTGCTATGTCCTACGGTATGGAAGCTGTCCTCCCCTTGTCTACTATGATCCCTACAGCCCGAACAGAAAATTTTAACCATGTGGATAATAATGCTCTTGTGGGGGtcgagttagactttgccgaggaactaCGTGATAATGCCAACCTTCGGCATGCGGCGTATCAGCAAGAAGTAGCCAAGGGTTACAACCGAAATGTTTGCGCTTGTCCGTTCAACGTTGGGGACTTAGTGCTTCGGATGGTCACCGAAGCATCCAAGCTGAAGGATCCCTATGAAGGACCCTACCGAGTGGCGGAGAAGATTGGCCATGGCGTCTACAAACTTGCTGAGATGGATGGGACGTCGATTGCTAATCCATggaatgctcaaaaacttaggaaattccatggctag
- the LOC131298669 gene encoding uncharacterized protein LOC131298669 — MFYSTFQSLGLSPAQLRTASTPLISFTGAPVWPLDLISLPVRAGSRVLEIEFVVVASPSPYNVILDRTWLHEMKAVASTFHQVSCMEVQCVAATPVPVIEDVGVPAEQRSSEELIRFLIPEGEGRYFLIGSSLSEAERKEMCDFLMRNIKVFAWTPQEMPGVDPTFAVHALNVDPSRRPVV, encoded by the exons ATGTTCTATTCAACATTCCAGAGCCTCGGATTATCTCCCGCTCAACTTCGGACAGCGTCTACTCCCCTCATCAGTTTTACTGGAGCCCCGGTTTGGCCACTCGACTTGATCTCTCTCCCCGTGCGGGCTGGATCACGGGTTCTTGAGATAGAGTTTGTGGTGGTCGCTTCTCCCAGCCCATACAACGTAATACTCGACCGAACCTGGCTGCATGAGATGAAGGCAGTCGCCTCCACCTTTCACCAGGTG agctgTATGGAAGTACAATGCGTGGCAGCCACTCCCGTTCCAGTAATTGAAGATGTTGGTGTGCCAGCCGAGCAAAGGTCATCCGAGGAGTTAATACGATTTTTAATCCCCGAGGGAgaaggaagatattttttaattgggagtTCTTTGAGCGAAGCCGAACGCAAGGAGATGTGTGACTTCCTGATGCGAAACATAAAAGTATTTGCTTGGACTCCGCAGGAAATGCCTGGTGTGGATCCCACGTTCGCCGTACACGCATTGAATGTTGATCCAAGTAGGCGGCCGGTGGTGTAG